Within Dysosmobacter sp. Marseille-Q4140, the genomic segment ACGCGGCGGCGCTTGGGCGGACGGCAGCCGTTGTGGGGGATGGGAGTGACGTCCTTGATCATGGTCACTTCCAGGCCAACGGCCTGCAGAGCGCGGATCGCGGCCTCACGGCCCTGGCCGGGGCCCTTGACGAAGACCTCGACGGTCTTCAGGCCATGCTCCATAGCGGCGCGGGCAGCGGTCTCAGCCGCGGTCTGGGCCGCGAAGGGAGTGGACTTCTTGCTGCCGCG encodes:
- the rpsK gene encoding 30S ribosomal protein S11; translation: MATAKASGGKKVIRRRREKKNVERGQVHIRSSFNNTMVTVTDSQGNALSWASSGGLGFRGSKKSTPFAAQTAAETAARAAMEHGLKTVEVFVKGPGQGREAAIRALQAVGLEVTMIKDVTPIPHNGCRPPKRRRV